A region of Notolabrus celidotus isolate fNotCel1 chromosome 4, fNotCel1.pri, whole genome shotgun sequence DNA encodes the following proteins:
- the prdm8 gene encoding PR domain zinc finger protein 8, with amino-acid sequence MSGSLMMDHSFLPRSIWTSDSKFLQPPADLYTSVVVTRSIPAGTCFGPCVLQNTFYDTIAFIAQKSCDKRSKSYVFRVDPEAMRNSALVLSWLRLVQAARNREEQNTEAFLKAGQLYVRATRDIRQEEELLVWYDQELSHLLGFTEMTKSLSEDFKCGRCHQVFKNEYPFLAHCRFLCTQVKNDTYSREVYEHKHVEIKRQRRVTDFHNIAREMEHRKSGSSHEDAEISPKRRKYEDIIYPKERKAVLLEKTNISNDDNITQLSKVYEQAAGDASSSAGKADKMKPDHLGCKDAEVGNAKGTFTHDREDVGTGESSGVRSSGISAFSLVVSNSQSGQKSAFCKPSKRTSPVKPQACVSSAPTAPSSRLEDMSDAFPPRTVVGYNNLMASNILSSDLQAVPSPLALNNAYHYAPEHWSRNIGVQLQTTSSLTVLPPTFTSFGVSVQNWCAKCNLSFRMTSDLVFHMRSHHKKEFAVESQVRRRREEKLTCPICHEYFRERHHLSRHMTSHN; translated from the exons ATGTCCGGCAG TTTAATGATGGACCACTCTTTCCTGCCTCGGTCCATCTGGACCAGTGACAGTAAATTCCTGCAGCCTCCAGCGGATCTGTACACCAGTGTGGTCGTTACGCGCAGCATCCCTGCAGGCACGTGCTTTGGTCCCTGTGTGCTCCAGAACACTTTCTACGACACTATAGCCTTCATAGCGCAGAAATCCTGCGACAAGAGATCTAAGTCCTACGTGTTCAGG GTGGACCCCGAGGCCATGCGTAATTCCGCACTGGTGCTGTCCTGGCTGCGGCTCGTGCAGGCTGCGCGTAACAGAGAAGAGCAGAACACAGAGGCCTTCCTGAAAGCGGGCCAGCTTTATGTGAGGGCCACCCGGGACATCAGGCAGGAGGAAGAGCTGCTGGTGTGGTATGATCAGGAGCTGTCACATCTGCTGGGATTCACGGAAATGACCAAAAGCTTGAGTGAAG aCTTCAAATGTGGAAGATGTCACCAGGTCTTCAAGAACGAGTATCCCTTCCTGGCTCACTGTCGATTTCTGTGTACTCAAGTCAAGAATGACACCTATAGCCGCGAGGTTTACGAGCACAAGCACGTGGAAATAAAGAGGCAACGCCGAGTGACAGATTTCCACAACATCGCCAGAGAAATGGAACACAGGAAATCTGGCAGCAGCCATGAGGATGCTGAGATATCCCCAAAGAGAAGGAAATATGAGGATATTATTTATCCCAAGGAGCGGAAAGCGGTTCTGTTGGAGAAAACGAATATTTCCAATGATGATAATATCACACAGCTGAGTAAAGTTTACGAGCAGGCCGCAGGAGATGCGTCCTCCTCTGCGGGGAAAGCTGATAAGATGAAACCGGATCATTTGGGATGTAAGGATGCTGAAGTAGGGAATGCCAAAGGGACTTTTACGCACGACAGAGAGGATGTGGGGACAGGAGAGAGCTCTGGTGTGCGCTCAAGCGGCATCAGCGCATTTTCTCTGGTCGTCTCCAACAGCCAGAGTGGGCAGAAAAGCGCCTTTTGTAAACCGAGTAAAAGAACCTCTCCTGTGAAGCCTCAGGCGTGCGTCAGCAGCGCTCCAACAGCCCCCTCTAGCCGGCTAGAAGACATGTCTGACGCCTTTCCCCCCAGGACTGTTGTAGGATACAACAATCTGATGGCATCCAACATCTTGAGCTCTGACTTACAGGCTGTGCCATCTCCCCTCGCTTTAAACAACGCTTACCATTACGCACCGGAGCACTGGTCCCGGAACATCGGCGTCCAGTTGCAGACCACATCGTCTCTCACGGTCCTGCCGCCGACTTTCACCTCATTCGGGGTCTCTGTGCAGAACTGGTGCGCCAAATGCAACCTCTCCTTCcgcatgacctctgacctcgtCTTCCATATGCGCTCTCATCACAAGAAGGAGTTCGCCGTGGAGTcccaggtgaggaggaggagggaggagaaactCACCTGCCCGATTTGCCATGAATACTTCAGGGAGAGGCACCACCTGTCCAGACACATGACTTCTCATAACTAA